The genomic window AAAGGTGCTATTCGATAATGTCTGTCTAGCAGACCCCCCGCTAACCCCAGCGAGCATTCAAATATCTGTCCTACATTCATTCGTGACGGTACTCCTAATGGGTTAAAGACCATATCAACAGGTCTTCCATCTTGCAAATAAGGCATATCTTGTCTAGgcaaaattttggaaatgataCCCTTATTTCCATGTCTTCCAGCTACTTTATCACCTACTTTGATTTCACGTTTCTGTGAAATATATACACGAATCGTTTCTGGATTATAACTAGAACCACCCTTTTTCTGGATCCATCGCACATCAATAACTCGACCTCGACCACCTATAGGTAGTTTTAGGCAAGTTTCCTTTGAAGTGGATACCTGAATGCCAAGTATGGCTCGTAATAATCTATCTTCCGGGGCATACGATGATTCTTTCGCCATCTGAGGCGTTAATTTACCTACTAAAATATCGCCCGTCTCTACCCAAGATCCCAGTATCACAATTCCATTTTTGTCTAAATTGCGGAGTAAATGTGCTTCTAAATGCGGTATTTTGTTAGTGATCCTTTCGGGGCCTTGGCTTGTCACATGGGTCTGAATTTCATATTTCCGTATGTGAAAAGAAGTATAAATATCTCCATATACCAGACGCTCGCTAATGAGTACCGCATCTTCAGAATTGTAACCTTCCCATGGCATATAAGCCACTAATACGTTTTTCCCCAAAGCTAGTTCTCCGCCAACTGTAGCGGCCCCATCCGCTAAAATTTGTCCCTTTTTAATGCATTTACCCCGCCGAACCTGGGCTTTTTGATGCATACAAGTATTTTTGTTGGAACGTTGATACATAACTAATGGAATACTTAGAGTATCTCCATTACCTGATAAAATGATCTTGTCAGTATCGGTATAAACGATCTTTCCCTCGTGTTCGGCTATAACGGGAACCCCTGAATCTAGAGCCGCTTGACGTTCCAACCCAGTTCCAACAATGCACTTCTCGGACCGAGAAAGCGGAACTGCTTGGCGTTGCATATTAGAACTCATTAAAGCCCGATTCGCATCATTATGCTCGATAAAAGGAATGAGGGAAGCTccaatagaaaaatattggaaaggaaaaatacTTCGAAGATGAACCTGTTCCCACGCAATAGTCAGGAATTCTTGACGGTATCGAGCTGGAACAACCTGTTCTTCCTGAATACCCTGATTCAGTGCCAAAGAATTTCCTGCCGCTACCATATAGTATTCATCTCTACTTGGTGATAAATAAAGCATCCGTACCTTTTTTGATCTCTcagaaatttcataaaatgggCTTTCTAGAGATCCCCAATGACCAATCCTCGCGTGAATTGCTAAGGATCCAATAAGTCCAACATTGATTCCTTCAGACGTGTCAATTGGGCAAATGCGTCCATAGTGACTAGGATGGATATCTCGTATCCGAAAACTGGCAGTTCGCCCTGTCAATCCACCGGGGCCCAAATAACTCGATTTTCGCCCATGAACTATTTGTGTCAATGGATTAGTTCGATCCAAAACTTGAGATAATGGGTGTAAGCCGAAAAAAGATTCATAAGTAGTTGTTACTGGAGTTGAAGTTACCAAATTCTGAGGAGTCGGTATTAATTTATGCCTAATTGCTCCACATATAGTTCCTCGAACCACGTTTTCTAAACGAATTAGAGCCAGTCCGAATTGATCTTGTAAGAGATCCGCTACAGAACGAATACgtttatttttcaaatgattcATATCGTCAAGTATACCCATTCCAAATTTCATTCCAATCAAATGATCCGCAGCTGCCAATATATCTTGCGGTAACAAAAATGTATTGTTCTGAGGTATATCAAGATTCAGTCTCCGGTTTATATTTCGTCGACCAATCCTTCCTAATTCACATCTTTGTTGAAAGAATTTCTTTTGTAATTCCTTACATAATGATTCAGAAAATACCGGATCCCCACCTACACAAGCAAATTGTTGATAAAACTCCAAAATGGCACTTTCTTTtgacccaattttttttttctccttatcaTTCAGGAAAGACAAAAAAATCTCAGGATAGCAAacattctctagaatttctcttAGATTCGAACCCATAGCTGATGATAGAACTAGAatagatattttttgtttcctacTCACACGAGCCCATATCCTTGCTTTTCTATCAATCTCTAATTCTAATCTTCCTCCCCAATCTGAGACTATGGTGCCGGTATAGACCGAAATTCCGTTATGGTCCAATTCTGACCGGTAATAAATGCCGGGGCTTTGCAATATTTGATTAATCACAATTCTGTATAGTCCATTTACTATAGAAGTTCCCAGGGAATTCATTAGAGGAATGTTTCCAATAAAAATTGTTTGTTCTTGCATATCTCTGCTGGTTTTCCAAATTAATCCCGCAGATACATATAATTCAGAAGAATATGTGAGTGATTCATACACGGCATCTCTTTCTTTTATCAATGGTTCCACCAATTGATATGTTTCCACAAataattgaaattcaatttcttgATCTGTATCTTCAATTTTTGGAAACTTATAAAGTTCTTCTGTCAAGCCCTGATCAATAAACCTACAAAATCCTTCAAATTGGATCTGATTAAACCCAGGTATTGTAGACATTCCCTCATTTCCACCCCGGAACATTTTTTGTTTCCCATTTATCGAAAAAATCCCATTATTGTTATTGGATTGGTTCGTTCTTCATCGAATCATATGGATCGATCGAGATCTAGCAATGATGGAATTTATAATCCGTTTACTGAATCGCATGAAATTTTACCCAACTCCATATATCTAATCTAATGTATGAAATACATATGAACGGAGGAAtaaagagaattttctattCAAATTGGAATCTGCAACAGATACAAATGTAAAGTAATTGATAAATGCTACTTAGACTTATGGAGTTTTgtatagaatataaaaaaaaaagtgattccATTTATACCATTATTATGATTTTACGTATTCCAATCCGATTGgatatcagaaaaaaaaaaaatataaatggattCAGGATTTGATCTGTTCACTAAGATTTTGATCTGTTCACTAAGATAAAGACAGAATAATCATAAACAATATAGAGTTGATTTTTTAGCACTTCACTTTGATTccattattcaaaaaaaaaattcacacagAAGAGAAATGtttttacctatttttttagtataattcGTAGAATACGATTGAAGTGCATAAGAAGGgttatatttattaaacatgTACAGATATAGCTATCTATATATCCGTCTCCTCCTTTATTGCATTTCTATTCGGGTCAGCACAGGTCGTGCTctatcaaaattcaaatttttattttctattcaatgaaaattgaaacacGATCATTTGAATTTACTATGGGCATCATATTCATATATAGATAAGATACCTGATTAGATATCTATGTAAGAATTTATGTTTTGGGGTTTACATATACTCATAATTGCTCTTATAATAAAATTACGAAGGATTTTTTATCGAAAAGAATCAATACTGATTAGTTATGTATCAATTTGGATTCCCTTATGTCATTAGGGAAACGCAATTTGAGATTCAAATACAAGAGTCGTTCATGAATTCACAGTCAATAGTAATAGTTAATGGTTCCAATTTGTCCTGAAATTGAGCTTTTGTGACTCGTTTggctttttaatttcaatagaAAAGAGAGGGgggtttctttttttgtatCGTTTTGGCGGCATGGCCGAGTGGTAAGGCGGGGGACTGCAAATCCTTTTTCCCCAGTTCAAATCCGGGTGTCGCCTGATCAACAAAAGACTCGAAATCCCATATTATGTTCTGCTGATATAATTCGCCGAATTATTTCCCAGCAGAAGGTCAGAAAAGAACTGTTGATACTTGCTTGATTCTAAGCATCTGGGGGTTCTCTAATCTAAAGGGCTATAAATCGTCTAGGATTCAAAGAAAGATTCTTTTTATTATAGTAGTGGAAGGTAATCGGAAAGTCTTGATAGCCCTTCCACTACTAATCTGTCTACTGGCCCGGTCTTGAATTATATTGGATAGCTGTAGGGGGAATCTAATTAGTAGTTGTGGAAAGGGCAGAAGATACTTTGTATACAGATTCATGAGAGTTTCTGAGTGCTCGAGCATTCAATCAATATTAGATTGGctgtataattttatataaaatagaaaagtgCAAAAAGAAATTCTTTCTTTTCGGTAATCCCTAGTCAACGATAGACTGTCTCCCGATTGTCTCTGTGAAACAATCGGGAGACAATAAGGATTAGATAAAATGGGAAATAGAGGTATGTGATAGTAGATAGTGATCTATCttgattctatatttttatGCCTTTCATTAATACTGGGAACAAAAGAAACAAGGGGTCTTATTATTCTTACATGTTCATTAGTAACATTCCCTTGATACTTTCCAAGGGTGTCACTCGTATTTTGCTTGTGCTTAATGTTTTCTGATTCTACTAGAAATCTTATAAGAACTTGTTTTGTTATAAGTGGATTTATGGGATTGGTTCATCAATGGTCTTGGGTCAGAATCCTTTTTTGACTCTGCACCATCGATTCCACTATTATTAGTGAGCAATAATGGAAAAATTCTTTCATATTCATAGAGATAGGGGACATAATTCACATGGATATAGTAAGTCTCGCTTGGGCTGCTTTAATGGTAGTCTTtacattttctctttcactCGTAGTATGGGGAAGAAGTGGACTCTAGAGGTACTATTGATTCAGTTGAGGAATCAAACTGTATCAATTGTTTTATAGATCGTTCTGCAAAGcgtttttttaactattttatataataaataaaaatataaataaaaatatcttcattTTGAAATTCTATTGTATTCTAGTGGA from Vitis vinifera cultivar Pinot Noir 40024 chromosome 9, ASM3070453v1 includes these protein-coding regions:
- the LOC132254242 gene encoding DNA-directed RNA polymerase subunit beta — translated: MFRGGNEGMSTIPGFNQIQFEGFCRFIDQGLTEELYKFPKIEDTDQEIEFQLFVETYQLVEPLIKERDAVYESLTYSSELYVSAGLIWKTSRDMQEQTIFIGNIPLMNSLGTSIVNGLYRIVINQILQSPGIYYRSELDHNGISVYTGTIVSDWGGRLELEIDRKARIWARVSRKQKISILVLSSAMGSNLREILENVCYPEIFLSFLNDKEKKKIGSKESAILEFYQQFACVGGDPVFSESLCKELQKKFFQQRCELGRIGRRNINRRLNLDIPQNNTFLLPQDILAAADHLIGMKFGMGILDDMNHLKNKRIRSVADLLQDQFGLALIRLENVVRGTICGAIRHKLIPTPQNLVTSTPVTTTYESFFGLHPLSQVLDRTNPLTQIVHGRKSSYLGPGGLTGRTASFRIRDIHPSHYGRICPIDTSEGINVGLIGSLAIHARIGHWGSLESPFYEISERSKKVRMLYLSPSRDEYYMVAAGNSLALNQGIQEEQVVPARYRQEFLTIAWEQVHLRSIFPFQYFSIGASLIPFIEHNDANRALMSSNMQRQAVPLSRSEKCIVGTGLERQAALDSGVPVIAEHEGKIVYTDTDKIILSGNGDTLSIPLVMYQRSNKNTCMHQKAQVRRGKCIKKGQILADGAATVGGELALGKNVLVAYMPWEGYNSEDAVLISERLVYGDIYTSFHIRKYEIQTHVTSQGPERITNKIPHLEAHLLRNLDKNGIVILGSWVETGDILVGKLTPQMAKESSYAPEDRLLRAILGIQVSTSKETCLKLPIGGRGRVIDVRWIQKKGGSSYNPETIRVYISQKREIKVGDKVAGRHGNKGIISKILPRQDMPYLQDGRPVDMVFNPLGVPSRMNVGQIFECSLGLAGGLLDRHYRIAPFDEKYEQEASRKLVFSELYEASKQTANPWVFEPEYPGKSRIFDGRTGDPFEQPVIIGKPYILKLIHQVDDKIHGRSSGHYALVTQQPLRGRAKQGGQRVGEMEVWALEGFGVAHILQEMLTYKSDHIRARQEVLGTTIIGGTIPNPEDAPESFRLLVRELRSLALELNHFLVSEKNFQINRKEA